The Methylomicrobium lacus LW14 genome window below encodes:
- a CDS encoding J domain-containing protein has product MEPSEFKDYYEILEISPNANSDTVDRVFRYLAQRYHPDIQDTGNQHRFVEIVKAHETLRNPESRAQYDIEYKKYVGRYAIAPEVSREPEAPYEDSVIQEKLLSLLYVKRRRNMNNPGLGNLELERLSGCPREFLEFHLWYLKEKGLISRLDNGLMSITATGVDQSNQGAKRSRAAKFLTDSRGLVMA; this is encoded by the coding sequence ATGGAACCCAGCGAATTCAAAGATTATTATGAGATTCTCGAAATCAGCCCAAACGCCAATTCCGATACGGTAGACCGGGTATTTCGTTATTTGGCGCAACGCTATCATCCGGATATCCAGGACACCGGCAACCAGCACCGCTTTGTCGAAATCGTCAAAGCCCATGAAACCTTAAGAAATCCGGAATCCAGGGCGCAATACGATATCGAATACAAAAAATATGTTGGCCGTTACGCAATAGCCCCCGAGGTAAGTCGCGAGCCTGAGGCGCCTTACGAAGACAGCGTGATACAGGAAAAACTGTTGTCGCTGTTGTATGTGAAACGTCGCCGCAATATGAATAATCCCGGTCTGGGCAATCTCGAACTGGAACGCTTATCCGGCTGTCCCCGCGAGTTCCTCGAATTCCACCTCTGGTACTTGAAGGAAAAAGGCTTGATTTCAAGGCTGGATAACGGCTTAATGTCGATCACCGCCACCGGCGTCGATCAATCAAACCAGGGCGCTAAACGGTCACGCGCCGCCAAGTTCCTGACCGATAGCCGCGGCCTCGTAATGGCCTGA
- a CDS encoding DnaJ domain-containing protein, translated as MDASTFIDYYENLEISPNADAETIDRIFRYLAERYHPGNQSTGDHMRYRDIVRAHETLSDPSRRAQYDIQHKNNSDYRLKLAEEASDPENIEHDVDIQEKLLAILYAKRRRNIENPGMGNLDLERLSGCPREHLEFHLWYLKEKGWIGRLENGMIAITADGVDYANAESQRESTIKLLTT; from the coding sequence ATGGACGCGTCTACCTTCATCGATTATTACGAAAACCTGGAAATCAGCCCGAATGCCGATGCTGAAACGATAGACCGTATATTTCGTTATCTTGCCGAGCGCTATCATCCCGGCAACCAGAGCACCGGCGATCACATGCGCTACAGAGATATTGTGCGGGCCCATGAAACGCTGAGCGATCCGAGCAGGCGCGCACAATACGATATTCAGCATAAAAACAATTCAGACTACCGCCTGAAATTAGCCGAGGAAGCGAGCGATCCCGAAAATATCGAGCACGATGTCGATATTCAAGAAAAACTGCTCGCGATTCTTTATGCCAAACGCAGACGAAACATCGAAAATCCAGGCATGGGCAATCTCGATCTTGAGCGCTTGTCAGGCTGTCCGCGCGAACACCTGGAGTTTCATCTCTGGTATCTCAAAGAAAAAGGCTGGATCGGCAGGCTCGAAAACGGCATGATCGCGATTACCGCAGACGGCGTCGATTACGCCAACGCCGAGTCCCAACGCGAATCCACGATAAAATTGCTGACGACCTAA
- a CDS encoding DnaJ domain-containing protein, producing MEPSEFKDFYEILEISPNANSDTIDRVFRYLAQRYHPDNQATGDHYRFAGIVKAHEVLRNPEKRAQFDIEYKKNRARCLPSSEASQKPRTPYEDNMMQESLLLLLYVKRRCDMNNPGLGNLELERLSGCPREHLEFHLWYLKEKGWITRLENGLLSISVSGVDQSNQTARRTQSAKLLTAQFDYAH from the coding sequence ATGGAACCCAGCGAATTCAAAGACTTTTACGAGATTCTCGAAATCAGTCCCAATGCCAATAGCGATACGATAGATCGGGTATTTCGCTATCTGGCGCAACGCTATCACCCCGACAATCAAGCCACCGGCGACCACTATCGCTTTGCCGGCATCGTCAAAGCCCACGAAGTGCTAAGAAATCCGGAAAAAAGAGCGCAATTCGATATCGAATACAAAAAAAATCGCGCCCGGTGCCTGCCGTCCTCCGAAGCCAGCCAGAAACCGAGAACGCCTTACGAAGACAACATGATGCAGGAAAGTTTATTGCTGCTGCTCTATGTCAAACGCCGGTGCGACATGAACAATCCCGGCTTGGGCAACCTCGAACTGGAACGCCTGTCCGGCTGTCCGCGCGAACATCTCGAATTCCATCTCTGGTATTTGAAAGAAAAAGGCTGGATTACACGCCTCGAAAACGGCTTGCTGTCGATTAGCGTCAGCGGAGTCGACCAATCAAACCAGACCGCCAGACGCACGCAAAGCGCAAAACTGCTGACTGCCCAGTTTGACTACGCACATTGA
- a CDS encoding SulP family inorganic anion transporter yields MRLTDFLPIFGWLKTYSRNDFHGDLFAGAITAILLVPQGIAYALLAGIPPELGLYASILPPVLYALFGTSRTLSVGPVSIAAVMIASAVNAPEISALQQPVQSAVILAAETGVLMLLMALLRLGGLVNFISHPVLTGFTSGASILIVFTQLPPLLGLAKLPCVDSLSCYTDTVRTANTATLITGFAAVLLLILFGKPLTGLLKKTAMKPVWITAISKCGPLLTVALGATAVELWDLDTAYQVATVGRIPAGLPRLRIDAIDPVHWRLLLPYAALIALIAYVESVAIAKAIAHLKGEKIQPNHELIGLGAANIASALSGGMAVAGGFSRTMVNFSAGARTQMAMLMAAAFVALALMFFSPYFAAIPKTILAAIILVAITPLIRLQNIVHTWRYDASDGIAEGVTLLGVLVLGIEEGITLGIILTLVSYLRITSHPHIAVVGRIRGTEHFRNIQRHDVKTWRHLLLLRVDENLTFANANYVEEFISDQLQRQPDIKHVVLIFASVSYIDSTALEVLESLNDALKNLNIRLHLAEAKGPVLDKLHKTDFFNHLQPGKVFFRTQDAINELA; encoded by the coding sequence ATGCGCCTGACTGACTTTCTGCCCATTTTCGGCTGGCTCAAGACCTACTCCCGCAACGATTTCCATGGCGATCTGTTCGCCGGCGCGATCACGGCCATCCTGCTGGTGCCGCAAGGCATCGCTTATGCGCTGCTGGCCGGCATCCCGCCAGAGTTGGGTTTATATGCCAGCATTTTGCCGCCGGTGCTGTATGCGCTGTTCGGCACCAGCAGGACGCTGTCGGTCGGACCGGTATCGATCGCGGCGGTGATGATTGCCAGCGCCGTCAATGCGCCTGAGATTAGCGCCTTGCAACAACCGGTGCAAAGCGCGGTGATACTGGCCGCCGAGACCGGCGTGCTGATGCTGCTGATGGCCCTGTTGCGCCTGGGCGGCCTGGTCAATTTCATCAGCCATCCGGTACTGACCGGCTTTACCAGCGGCGCCTCGATCCTGATCGTCTTCACTCAATTGCCGCCGCTGCTCGGCCTGGCGAAGCTGCCCTGCGTAGACAGTTTGAGCTGCTATACCGATACCGTGCGCACGGCGAATACGGCAACCCTGATCACCGGCTTTGCCGCGGTTTTGCTGTTGATCCTGTTTGGCAAGCCGCTCACCGGCCTGCTCAAAAAAACCGCCATGAAACCGGTATGGATTACCGCGATCAGCAAGTGTGGCCCGTTATTGACCGTCGCTCTCGGGGCGACCGCGGTCGAGCTATGGGATCTCGACACGGCCTATCAGGTCGCAACCGTCGGCCGGATTCCGGCGGGCCTCCCTAGGCTACGCATCGATGCGATCGATCCCGTCCATTGGCGACTGCTCTTGCCTTATGCGGCCCTGATCGCGCTGATCGCCTATGTCGAAAGCGTCGCGATCGCGAAGGCGATCGCGCACCTCAAAGGCGAAAAGATCCAGCCGAATCACGAACTGATTGGTCTCGGCGCGGCGAATATCGCCTCGGCGCTGTCCGGCGGCATGGCGGTGGCCGGCGGTTTCAGCCGCACGATGGTCAATTTTTCGGCCGGCGCGCGCACGCAAATGGCAATGCTGATGGCCGCCGCCTTTGTCGCGCTGGCCCTGATGTTTTTCAGCCCCTACTTTGCCGCGATACCGAAGACAATACTCGCCGCGATCATTCTGGTCGCGATTACGCCGTTGATCCGCCTGCAAAACATCGTCCATACCTGGCGCTATGACGCCAGCGACGGCATTGCCGAAGGCGTCACTTTACTCGGCGTGCTGGTGCTCGGCATTGAGGAAGGCATCACACTCGGCATCATCCTAACGCTGGTCAGCTATCTGAGAATCACCAGCCATCCGCATATCGCGGTGGTCGGGCGCATCCGGGGCACCGAGCATTTTCGCAACATCCAGCGCCATGACGTGAAAACCTGGCGGCATTTGCTGCTGCTGCGCGTCGATGAAAACCTGACCTTCGCGAACGCGAATTATGTCGAGGAATTCATTAGCGACCAATTGCAACGGCAGCCGGACATCAAGCATGTGGTGCTGATCTTCGCCTCGGTCAGCTATATCGACAGCACCGCGCTCGAAGTGCTCGAAAGCCTGAATGACGCGCTGAAAAACCTGAACATCAGGCTGCATCTTGCCGAAGCGAAAGGTCCGGTGCTCGATAAATTGCACAAAACCGATTTTTTCAACCATCTGCAGCCCGGCAAAGTTTTTTTCCGAACCCAGGATGCGATCAATGAGTTGGCTTGA